TTTAGCAAAATAATAGCTGTCCGCCTTTTCCTCTCTTGCTGTCAGATAGCCtgcacacagtgcccccatgaAAATGAGGTCACGAGACATCACCTATTTGAGAACCCGGCGTACAAAAGTCATTGTAAATGTCAAATTCTGGATTACTGAGCACTCCAGTATGTCGGCGAGGGGTGAAATAATGATTTTGAAGTCCATTAGTTGCTTATTTTATGAGCAAGTCATGATGCACACACATAGGCTGGCATTGGCTTCCTATGGCTTTGAACTGAAACAGCATCAGGTTAGCGAGATTTTTTCCATCCATCCTGAAGTCATTTAATCAGTAGGATCCACTTCTTCTTATAGTCACCCCCTATTTATTGGTGCTGAGAGCTGCAGATTTGGGGGTAAGTGGGTTTGTAATTTCCCTATTTGATTTTCTACTGACATGGTGACTTGCTTATCTCCCCTGTTTGTAGCTCACTGGTTGTTACTttccatgttttttattttgtgaattttctgaatcttttattcttttgtttATATATGATTTATATGTGCCACTTACTGTATCTTATGCCATATATCTGACAACCACACCTTGTTGAATGCTATGGAGCTATATAGCTGTGGGATATATGATTTCAATGAATATGTTATATATTTCTTTGGTAACTGGAAAAAAATTGACCCTAAGGGAGATGCTCTTTGTTTAAATgaatcaacatttttatttttgaaagctGGACATTTAGGGGGTCACTTACTAAAGGTCATGTTTTTTTCATCATTCatattattttgcacaaaaataggaattttttgctgaaaaaaaacaatttttgccatttattatgtgtcaaaactgtgacaaatccaaaagtaaaaatactcAACCTAAAAGCTGTCAGGGTCTTGTAAAAGTCAGCGCAGCTGTCATATTTcagttggctaatctttctttgcttcgtgcttttagaggttttgggggttTTTGATTCTTTCATTTGTGGGACaaatagtgtttttttaatttttttttgtttgttcgtttgataaaaggctgttttaataaatgacttggcattcgtagttttagagaaaatgagtttatacCAAAACCATGAATGTTTATGAGTacattgttgataaatgggcctccacaTTGACTTTGATATTCAGGTTGTTTTGGTCGTATTATTTATCTactgtaattattttaaaatgcaataaacctaatataatattattaaacCTATTACCTAGTATATTTAATTTAGTCGGACCCCTTTTTGGCAAGCTGTTTTGTTGATGCTGTTTAAGGGTGGCTGCTCACAGGGATTTATATATTCTCCCAAGGTGCAACCCAACTTTGTGCTCTGACTGAGTAGTTATTTATTGTTAATGTGCCCAATGCTTTTTTTATGGGCAGCAGAATATAACAAATAAGTACAGTTTATGGCACTATGGATGAAGGGTATGGGCATCCAAAAATACCTAAACATCATGTCCATCAGATACTTTAACGGAAATTACAATACAGGGTATTACTATCAATGGTGCCTTCCTTGTGACAACCTATCTATTACTGAGATATTGCCTCAACAGGCAGATAAACCATTATCCACAAACCCATAGCCTAAAGCCAGTGATGTTAGGTCGCAGGCAGGGAGAGCTGAACCCAAACCTGCCCGTgacccgcaagtgatgtgccgaggtcggcccgCACCCAACAACAAACCCGCAGGTAAACCAGCGGGTCCCACGGGTATCAGGCCAACCTGCCCATCACTAATACATGCTGCTATCATCCTCCTCATTAACTCATTTACAAAAAGGCGGGGCACAATGCAGTATACATTGAACCCTGCCCCATTTTTGTGACCCCTGCTGTCATACAGCCTGCATGTATGTTCTACAAAAGGGACTCCTTAGTTAAAAGCCTCTCTAAAAATAGAGCAAATAGCACCGTAGCTATGTAGCTCACCCAAGGAATACATGTGAAATAATGACACAGTAAGAGAATCATGAATATCTTGATAAACATTTTACCCCTCAGCTTTGGATAAATTTCACACATTCCATAGGTAAAACATCTGTATATTTTGTTGTGTAAAGGGTTCCATTTGTAATGAATAAGAATTAGTATTCAGCTTTACTATTTGAGGATGCTTGAAATAGATTCCCATCTGTTTTAGTGTCAGCTCTAACAAGCTTTGATGGCTGTTGGTTCTTGCATTTAACATGAATATATTTCATCTTTACAAGTGATAAAGCTTTCCAGGGACTGCAAGGTATTTATATTTAACCAAGAAAAGTGAAGCAGCAAGTTTAAAGTAGGGGAGCGAAATAGTAACTAGGGCAACGCTTGTCCCCATTCAGTGACACATTTAACCAAATGAGAAGTTAGAGTTGACTTGTCTCACAATGACATATGGGGTTAGTTTGGGACACTGAGTTACTACAAATATTTGTACTTATTTGATATTTTTTGTCTTCTTTCCAGATGCTTTTGAAAACCGTTTCCAGCCACCTGGCCTTTCCATCACAGACATCAAGATTAATGCTTCACAAATGTTTGGTAGCCCAGTCTAGCTTTATTTTGAACTGATATCTTCATTTTCCTCTACATGGCCATTCTACTGGTTTCCGCTCTACTTCTACTGACTCCAAGTCAGGTGGCCCCTGATGAGGATCTTCTGCTGAAGAATGTTTCCATTCTGGAGGTTCTCAAGTCTGAAGTAGGAGCACTCAGCAATACAAGTGAGCAGTATTCAACACAAGTCCAGCCACCCGGTACAAGCCATCATATACCTCAAACAATAATTGTAGGAGTCCGTAAGGGTGGCACCAGAGCGCTGTTGGAAATGCTGGACATTCATCCCAATATTGTGGTAGCGGCGACGGAAGTACATTTCTTTGACTGGGACGAGAATTACGTTAAAGGGATAGAATGGTACAGAAATCTGATGCCATTCTCCTACGAAAATCAAATTACTATTGAAAAGACACCGGGTTACTTTACCTCTCTACACGCGCCCGAGCGGATTCATGATATGAATAGTTCCATTAAACTGCTTATCATTTTGAGAGACCCCACCGAGAGGGTTATATCTGATTATACCCAAGTGTACTATAACAGACTGGAAAATCGTAAATCTGTGCAACGTTTTGAGGACATTGTTATTAAAAATGGCGCACTTAATACCAAATATAAAGCCATCCAAAGGAGCTTGTATGATGTGCACATGGAAAGATGGCTGAAATATTTCGATCTGAATCAGATTCATATTGTAGACGGCAACACTTTGATAAAACAGCCGCTTAAGGAGTTACAGAAGGTGGAGAAATTTCTTAATCTTCCACCAAAAATTGTATCTTCAAACTTCTACTTCAATCAGACCAAGGGGTTCTACTGCATTAGAAGTGACGGTAGAGAAAGATGTCTACATGAGTCCAAGGGCCGCCCACATCCTGTGGTGAACAGAACTGTTCTAGAACAGCTTTATTCTTACTTCAGAGAACATAATAGAAATTTTTATAAAATGGTTAATCAGTCTTTTGACTGGCactgatgcaactgtgacttcaAGTACCCAGAAGGAAAGTAAGCTGTGACCTACACCTACAAGATGCTTGTACAGCTATTTTACATATACTTGAAGAAATGCACTTATTAGTCTACACAGTTTTATGAAGTTGTTTCTTAAGTTATAAGGCCATAAAATGGAAAATCGAATTTGATATTATTTGCACAATTATTCGATTTGAAACTAtttgtaaagaataaaaaaaaaaaaagggaaaaaatgccACAAAATAAGTTAGCCAATCAGCAAGTACTTATCCTATCATGCCACCAGGTATTCTGATGGGTCCAGTTGACCATTTTGTTATTCCCATTAATAACATCAGTAAAATAAGATGAATCTAATGAAACCAAGTGTTACTTGTGTTGGTCTTATTAGTAAATCTTATTAACCTCCAAGTTAAATGGATATTATATTGGAGAATGCAGATTGTAGAAATGTGTAGATTCTAGCAGAACCATCTAATATTGCTGAACACTGGGTTTGGAACTGATGCCCAGAAACCTTTTACAATATTATTCAGACATTTGTTATTATTCAACAAAAGGAATGTAAGCCACCAGTGTCTTATTTATACTAACTTGAATTCCCCCATCTTCTATGAAGGTGTTTCTAATTACAGTTTTAGTCTGCCATTTAGCTGCCATTGTTGTAGGTTAGATGCAAACATTCCTTTATTATTTCCTATAGTTGTGTTTTTGCATTATTCTGCTTACAATAAGTGGGCATGGCTTAGAGGTCCATGACCAGCCAAGCTAGCCTGTAATTGTAACTCTCTATAGTACAAAAAACCTGGATATTGTCATCATAAAAAGAGCATATGAAATGTTAAAACTTGAAAGTATCCTAAGGCAACCAACCCTCTGAAGCCCCCCAAAAGTATCTTGGGTTCAGAAAATGACCCCTGTGGCTGTATTAATGTTCCCAATATGAATAATACTTGCTGTCTTTATCTTCACTGAGGAAACATTTTTTGACAGATATTGAACCTCGCTGGCTCTAAATTAGTTGATCTTTTTGTAGAACAGCATaatcctctttaaaggagaaggaaagtcgttttggcattttactgccaatagagtaAAGacccctagaagctttctctgcagctgccattttatcttggtctttatagcttcctgctgtagctctagtttttatagctcagattacacattcctaagggagggggggggagtgagttttatgaattcttatgggagggggagcaggagaagggagagaggagagagctgcccagactctggccccgggaatgaaggatttttatgagagaggaagtcagacacccaagaacatgtttacaaaaaaggagacaagaaatcctgtgtttcttttgatagaggactttttttttttttgagtgcttatggctgtatttacatacacctttcCGATAACGCTTACTTAGTatttaccattccttctcctttaaggtccaaGTTTTATTTTCTCATACTATGCTGAAGAGCCCATTGCGATGGTGAAGTTAGAAACCTATGGTCTACTTTTTCATTATTATCTCTTTTAAGTAAAGTACCTAAAACACCTAAAGCAAAACTAAAATTTCTAATAGTAAACAAACGGTCAGTGTGCCCTTAATAGCTTATTCTACCACAGAACCGCATCATTTTCATAGTACTATGTTTTTGACTGGCTTATGTTGAGGCATAcgtttcctttaaaaatattccAATGTACATAAATACACCTGGTCCAGTGTAATATACTTATTGGTATATAGGTTCTCCCATTGGTAtttttatacatgtatataataaCCAGATATGCATTGTGTAGTAGAACTCGTTCTTAAACCAGTAATAATGGACTTTTGCTatagtaaaaatgaaaattaaggTTTCTTATATTCCATATGTTGTGAGTCGATGTAAAGTAGATAATTTTGTAAAATTGCTAATGATCTATATTACGTCATTGTATTGGGAAAAGCACTAGTTTTAGCTACAGTCTCTAAAAGGAATAAAtgttttaagtacaggtattctGATAGAGTAACAACATGTAAAACAGTTTTTGTAAATAAAGCCAGCTGGTGAAAGCTTCTGATGTGTTGTCAGGGGGTTCAGTTGACAGATATCATTAAGTTGGTTAACTCGTCTTCACTTAGTCTTTATGTCAGGCTTTCCTTTCAGTTCCaagtctctttttttaaaaagtggaaaGTCTTTAAAAAGTTTATGGGATTTCTAAGTTGACTGTAAGAATCCTGTTGAATACCGCCCTCTACGCTTTTAGGTGCGCGCAGTTACCAAAATGACTTCAGCCACAGTGATATAAAAGTCACGCCCAGTTTGTAAATCTGAATAAATCATTTTTGGAAATGTTGGTgtaaaaaaatatctgtaaaaatgttaGCGGTTACGACTAATTCTCAAAAAGGTCGTACATATAAcacaaaaatagcaaaatagccatgctcacatttttaaaaaaatggtctGTAGactgggttggactgggccgccgggacaccggggaaaaaacccggtggcccagacctgatccttgtTGCTGCTTCCCTTGGCCGCTGAGGTCCTCCCCTGATGCTTTTCACTtacatgcgctcaggggaggacttcgGGAGGGTGGGGTACCTGCAGGCGGttaggggggagcagcaggggatAAAGCCAGTGGCGGCACATGGGGTGGCAGCTGCACACCCTAGTCCGGCCCTGTCTGAGGTGGGAAAATTATGTTAAATTGGTCTATGAAATATTCAGTGCAAAGGCAAcatttttatacaacattttcCCTTACTGGCATTTTTGTGAATCCTCCCCCCATACAACAGATTTAAAAGGTATCT
The sequence above is a segment of the Xenopus tropicalis strain Nigerian chromosome 7, UCB_Xtro_10.0, whole genome shotgun sequence genome. Coding sequences within it:
- the LOC100125092 gene encoding uncharacterized protein LOC100125092 precursor (The RefSeq protein has 1 substitution compared to this genomic sequence); translated protein: MAILLVSALLLLTPSQVAPDEDLLLKNVSILEVLKSEVGALSNTSEQYSTQVQPPGTSHHIPQTIIVGVRKGGTRALLEMLDIHPNIVVAATEVHFFDWDENYVKGIEWYRNLMPFSYENQITIEKTPGYFTSLHAPERIHDMNSSIKLLIILRDPTERVISDYTQVYYNRLENRKSVQRFEDIVIKNGALNTKYKAIQRSLYDVHMERWLKYFDLNQIHIVDGNTLIKQPLKELQKVEKFLNLPPKILSSNFYFNQTKGFYCIRSDGRERCLHESKGRPHPVVNRTVLEQLYSYFREHNRNFYKMVNQSFDWH
- the LOC100125092 gene encoding uncharacterized protein LOC100125092 isoform X1, encoding MAILLVSALLLLTPSQVAPDEDLLLKNVSILEVLKSEVGALSNTSEQYSTQVQPPGTSHHIPQTIIVGVRKGGTRALLEMLDIHPNIVVAATEVHFFDWDENYVKGIEWYRNLMPFSYENQITIEKTPGYFTSLHAPERIHDMNSSIKLLIILRDPTERVISDYTQVYYNRLENRKSVQRFEDIVIKNGALNTKYKAIQRSLYDVHMERWLKYFDLNQIHIVDGNTLIKQPLKELQKVEKFLNLPPKIVSSNFYFNQTKGFYCIRSDGRERCLHESKGRPHPVVNRTVLEQLYSYFREHNRNFYKMVNQSFDWH